In Paenibacillus dendritiformis, the DNA window TTGATCGAACGTATGGATAGCCATATCCAGAATAAGCGGACTGGCCATCTGCTCGCGGAAGCCCCCGAACCGGGGCGCGAGGAAGAAATCCGCCCCGACGAAGCCAAGCCGGCCGATGACGCCCGATTGGACCAAGCCGCGGAATGCCCGAACCCGGCGCAAGTAACGGCGGTTCTGCATAATGGACAGGGACATCCCCGTCTTCCGCGACAGCTCCGCCAACTCGATCGCCGCGGACAGGCTGGATGCCATCGGTTTTTCCGCAATCACATGACAGCCCATCTCCATTGCGGTCCCCGATGTTGCGCGATGCGCGTTCGGCGTCGTCACGTCGAAGACGAGATTGGCTCCGCTGCGCCGTATCGCTTCCCGCAGATCCGAATAGAGCCCGCATGACAGACCATGCCTTTCCGCCATCTGCAAGGCGGCTTCCGGCCGGATATCGACGAGGCCGACAATCGCCGTATCCTCGCGCTGCCTGGCATACTCCATCCACGTATTGGCCATTTGGCCGCATCCGGCCACGACGACTTTCCATGTTGTCATGATGCGACACGCTCCTTACTCCATAGGATTTGATAAGATTATACCCCAATCCTGTTCCGCAGCGAATAGATTCATGGATCCGTTATCGCTGCACTATCGTCAAAATGTGCAAACCGTCCTGGCGTGGCCGACGTTCAAATGCCAAGTGTGCAAACCGCCCTGGCGCGTCCAGCGTTCAAATGCCAAGTGTGTAAACCGCCCCCAAGTCCCCTCTACTGGTGTTTCTTCGCCATGCAATGGTTCCTGCCCCGCGGTGGTTCTATCCCTCGGCATGGAGAGCGGATTGTTCGCCGCAGCGCCGAAGATTACTGCAAATCTGCAGTATTTCTCCAGAGCTGCTTATGGCGAAAAGCCAATCCTGCAAAAATGCAGGAATTTCGCTCTTGATCCCCCAAAAAAAAGGAAAATTAGGCGAAAATGATGCACTTTTGCAGGAATTATACCGCAGATCCGCCATTGGATCGAAAATTACTGCACCCGTGCAGGATTTTTTCTTTGAGGGTGCCCCAGCGCCTCTTGCGCCTCCTCCTGCTCCTTGCAGCCAGACGAGGAAGCCGCTCCTCCGGCCCGAGCTCGCCGGCGGCCATAGAGCCCCGCCAGCCTTGGGCACATCGTCAGGCCCCTCCATAGGCTGCGGGATCACCGCGGGCTTGCCCCTGCCAGCGAGCCTTGCCGGCCCTCATTAACAACAAAAGACAGGCGAAACTCTTCGCCTGTCTTTAACCTCCCGCGGCCGGGTGCGCCGCAAGCGCCCCGGCCTCATTCCCTTGTTATGCCATGCTTCCGCCCATCGCATCCGTTCGCTTGGCCGCCTGCCCGAACAAGCCCATCAGCATGATGACGACAATAATATAGAGCAGGAAGAACGGCACGGCCATCGCGTCGAACAGCATCGGCGACGCCAGGGCAAAGCCGATCATGCTCAACGAGCATCCGAGCGCGACAATGAAATAGATGAGCCGCCTGCGGGCCATATGCGCGAGCGCGGGCTGTCCGTTCCGCAGCAGGAACGAGCGCAGCCCGCCGCACAGCAGGGCCATCAGCGCGATATTCAACCCGGTCTCGAGCACGGATCGCCCGACTCCGTACCAGGCCAATATCCCCCGGGGGATGGCTTGAATGAAGAACGGCTGCAAAATTTCGATAACGGCCAACGCCATCAGCGGGATAACCACGGCCTTCGCGCGCCGGAACGGAGGCTCGACCCCTTCCAGATCGCGAATCGCCGTATAGATGAGGAACAAGCCGACGATATCCGGCAGCAGATCTACGCCTCCCGCCGTGTAATCAATAAAAAACAGCAATCCCCATTGGATTCGTCTAAACGCTTTCTTCTCTGTCAACATCGTGGTGAATTCGATTCCTTTCACTGCTCCGTCCCGGAAGGGACAGCGCCTTAGTTCATCGTGTTCAAGTATAGCGCGCAGCCTTCCGGCATGCAACTTGAGGAAGCGACGGACCTATAACGGGAGTGTGAGTATGCGAACGACCACGAATGCGCTGACTTGCCGAAGCGGGCTTCGACGCGCTTCCAGACATGCCCGCCCGGACATGAAGAAGCGGGGAACAACCGCTCCCCGCTTCTGCTCCCTGCTACCACCAAGGCCATACTTTGCATTCGACCTTGCCTTCCAGATACTCCAGCGGAACAGGCCCGTAGGTCCGGCTGTCTATGCTGACGGCCCGGTTGTCTCCCATCACGAATACATGCCCTTCCGGCACGACAATCGGCAGGTCCAGCTGCTTCGGCAGGGTGCTGCCCTCTGCGAACGGCTCGTCGACGACCCGGCCGTTCACTTCCAGCTTCCCGTCGCGGGTATCGATCGTGTCGCCCGCCACGCCGACGACGCGCTTGATATACCGTTCTCCCTGGAACGCCGGATCGATGATGACGACATCGCCGTAGGCGGGCTCGAACCAATGGTACACCCATTTGTTCTCGATGAGCCGATCCCCGGGATTATACGTATGCTGCATGGAATGCTGCTGCACGACGACCTGCGCATAGGCGACCTGCTGGATTAACAGGCTGATGCCGAACGCGATGATCATCGGAATAACATAACCTTTGATAATATGAGACATTCGCATCATTCAATTCCTCCTTCGAAGGCGTACATTCGCCATTGTCGGCGTCGTCCCCGTTCACGATGAGGACGAGCGCGTGAAGTAGCGGGTCAGTCCGCCGGCCCCAATCGCCAGACAGAGACCGAGCAGCATCTTCACAATGACTTGCACGAAATTCGCGCTTAATTCGCGCTGCATATGATCCGGGTACATGTGCGTATCGACATAGGTAATCGTCATCAACATATGTATGAAGTCCGGGATGCCGTTAATGAGCAGGATCAGGCCGGAGATGCCGAGGCCCGTCTGAAGCAGCGGCTTGGTCAGGGATGCCAGTTCCTGCGCCCTCGATCGCCGCGGAAGCTCTCCTTGGCCCGCCGCCTCTGCCGCCGCAGCTTCCTCCCGCGGCTGGGCGGCCGGGGCCAACAGTCCGGAGATGCGGTAAGCTGCCGTCCATAGTACGAAGGCGCTAAGCAGCATAATGATGGACGGGAGCAGGACCACCACCAACAGCACAATCTGATCCGGCCCGCTGGCGGCTGCATCCTTGATAGACATCAGATTCGGCAAGCTGACCTGCACCACGTTAGACACATGGACGATCGCGGTAATGAAAAAATACAGCGCCAGCAACCGCACCGCCACATAGGCCAGCGATCGGGTATTCAATCCAGTTCCCCCCACTCCGATTCAGAAATACAAAATCTATGAATGCGTATAGTGCAACCTCTATTATACAAGATTAGGGGGTTCGTGGGAATCAGCTATGCTTCGCCGGGATCCGGATGGATATCGAGGTCCCGATCCCGAGCCGGCTGTGGATGCTCACGCCGTATTCCGGTCCGTATTGCAGCTTGATGCGCTGATCGACGTTGCGTATGCCATAGCCCGCATTCACATGATCCCGGCCATGGAAAATATCGATCACGCGCTCCGGGGCCATTCCGACCCCGTCATCGATGACGCGGAATAAGAGATTTTCCCCTTCTTTGGACGCCACGACGCGAATGTGAATCCGATCACCGCACCAGGCATGCTCCAGGACGTTCTCAATAAATGGCTGCAAAATCAGCTTGACAGTGCTGTACGGCCAAATGACGGGGTCGATATCGAACATCACCTCAAGCCGTTCCCCGTATTTGATCTTCTGGATATCGACATACGCCTGTGCCTGCTCCAGCTCTTGCGGAACCCGGATCATCAGCTTGCCGTTGTTCAGAGCCAGGCGGTAAAATTTGGCCAGCCCCATCACCATTTGCTGCAGCTTGTCATTTTCGCCGAATTTGGCGAGGCGGCTGATCGAGGACAGGGTGTTATAGAGAAAATGCGGATTCATTTGCGACTGAAGCATTTCCAGCTCCGCTTCCTTCTTCTGCAGCTGGGTCAAGTACACTTCCTTGATTAGAGACTCGATATTCTCGCCCATATTGTTGAGCGCGGTCGCAATCTGCGAGAATTCGTCATTGCCCCGGTAGGAGATGCGCTTATGCAGATCTCCTTCGCGAAATGCATTCAGCACGGAGACAAACTTATGTATCCGAACCGAGAAGAACCGGGATATAAAGCCGCCTGCGAAAGAGAGGACAACCACGCAAATCAGACAAGCGAAAATGATAAAAATCCTGACCTTGAGCGCATCCTGCTGGATCAGCGCGACCGGCACGAGCGCGGCCAGCTTCCACGATTGCCGGCCGACCGTCTCCTGGATCGTCAAAAAATCCTTGTCCAACTGCTCCTGGCCTTCCGAGTAGGCGGCCGGAAGCTCGCCTGATTGATACATGATCCGCCCGGACTCATCCTGAATATAGAGGACGCTTCCGCTTCCAATTTTGGAGTAATCCAGACTGTCGAACAACTCCTGAATGGCCACGTTGATCCGGAGGAATCCGACTTCCTGCAGCTGATTCGGATTGTAGGTGTCAATCAGTCTCCGCAGCAGGGAAATCCGCTGAAGGTCGCGGTCATTTTCGATCTGGCTCCACTGCATCGTGAAGCCATACTTTTCAGGCGGGAAGTGCTTGTACCATTCCTTGTCCGTAATGCGGCTAAGATGATAAATATCATACGACCAGTTACTCTCCTCGATCCTATTCTTATATACTTCATAAATCGATTCATTGCGGAAGTAGACCGAGGTCCACAGCTTCATGCCGGTCGACTTGGTGGCGGCTTCTATTTTGGGCAGAACGTCCTTCGTCATGCGGTCATAGTTGTCCCACCCCTCCTCATAGCTTCGCAGATGCCGGTACAATTCATAATCGTCATAGAGAAGGGA includes these proteins:
- a CDS encoding Gfo/Idh/MocA family protein, with amino-acid sequence MTTWKVVVAGCGQMANTWMEYARQREDTAIVGLVDIRPEAALQMAERHGLSCGLYSDLREAIRRSGANLVFDVTTPNAHRATSGTAMEMGCHVIAEKPMASSLSAAIELAELSRKTGMSLSIMQNRRYLRRVRAFRGLVQSGVIGRLGFVGADFFLAPRFGGFREQMASPLILDMAIHTFDQARFITGADPISVTCQEWNLPGSWYKGHASAVCTFEMNDGSVFNYRGSWSAQGFPTSWEAAWRVAGSRGTAIWDGEDRIEAESFNDAGEAVRTEAPMDWNGREGHAGCLDEIFAAMAEGRPAETCAADNVKSMAMVFGAMESSRRQATVRIAPLIQEYAACGET
- a CDS encoding sensor histidine kinase; this encodes MKAQQARRRYLPIGYKLMLTYMLFIVSAVSVIGYVSHSMYDESIRKHTRMNVQGTLLQMRDNIEYKMQDVIRISSLLYDDYELYRHLRSYEEGWDNYDRMTKDVLPKIEAATKSTGMKLWTSVYFRNESIYEVYKNRIEESNWSYDIYHLSRITDKEWYKHFPPEKYGFTMQWSQIENDRDLQRISLLRRLIDTYNPNQLQEVGFLRINVAIQELFDSLDYSKIGSGSVLYIQDESGRIMYQSGELPAAYSEGQEQLDKDFLTIQETVGRQSWKLAALVPVALIQQDALKVRIFIIFACLICVVVLSFAGGFISRFFSVRIHKFVSVLNAFREGDLHKRISYRGNDEFSQIATALNNMGENIESLIKEVYLTQLQKKEAELEMLQSQMNPHFLYNTLSSISRLAKFGENDKLQQMVMGLAKFYRLALNNGKLMIRVPQELEQAQAYVDIQKIKYGERLEVMFDIDPVIWPYSTVKLILQPFIENVLEHAWCGDRIHIRVVASKEGENLLFRVIDDGVGMAPERVIDIFHGRDHVNAGYGIRNVDQRIKLQYGPEYGVSIHSRLGIGTSISIRIPAKHS
- the lepB gene encoding signal peptidase I, whose translation is MMRMSHIIKGYVIPMIIAFGISLLIQQVAYAQVVVQQHSMQHTYNPGDRLIENKWVYHWFEPAYGDVVIIDPAFQGERYIKRVVGVAGDTIDTRDGKLEVNGRVVDEPFAEGSTLPKQLDLPIVVPEGHVFVMGDNRAVSIDSRTYGPVPLEYLEGKVECKVWPWW